ATCGGATGTGCTTCCCGATCATCTTCCCTTCCATGGCGGTTGGTTGGGGTGGTTAGGCTACGATTTAGCTTGGGAAATAGAAAAATTACCCGACAGGAAAGCTGATACTCTCCCTTTTCCCGTCGCTTATTGGTATGAACCAGATAGTTTTGCCCTTCTCGATCACCAAGCACAAATTCTCTGGTTAGCTGCCACTAAACCCGAAGATTTAGATAAATACGAACAATCTTTAACCACTAACCCCGATTTTGAGTTCATCGATCCTCATCCCTCTCCCTTAATCTTTTATACTTCTCAACTCGACTACGAAAAAGCTGTTAAAAAAGCCTTAGATTATATCAGAAAAGGCGATATTTTTCAAGCAAATTTATCCCTAAGATTTCAAAGCACAACTAAGGCAAAAGGATGGCAAATTTACCGCAGTTTACAACAGATAAACCCTTCTCCTTTTGCCAGTTATTGGCGCACACCTTGGGGCGAAATGATTAGTTGTTCTCCCGAAAGATTGGTAAAATTAGAAAGAGGAATAGCCAGCACTAGACCAATCGCTGGAACCCGTCCCCGGGGTAAAACCGAGGCACTCGATCGACAATTGGCCGAGGAACTATTAACTAATAAAAAAGAGCGGGCCGAGCATATTATGCTAGTGGATCTAGAACGTAATGATCTAGGTAGAGTTTGTGAATGGGGATCGGTTTATGTTGATGAATTACTGACGATCGAGCGTTATAGTCACGTTATGCACTTGGTCAGTAATGTTCAAGGAAAATTAGATAAAAAGTATCATGCTATTGATTTAATTAAGGCTCTTTTCCCTGGGGGAACAATTACCGGTTGTCCGAAAGTTCGCTGTCTAGAAATTATCGAAGAATTGGAACCAGTGCGACGCAATTTATTCTATGGTTCCTGTGGCTATATTGACCTACGGGGTCATTTAGATTTAAATATTCTCATCCGTACCCTATTAATGACTACTCAAGGGAATTTAAACACCGTTTGGGGACAGGTGGGAGCGGGAATAGTTGCCGATAGCGATCCCGAAAAAGAATGGTTAGAATCCCTTCATAAAGCTGAGGCACAATTAATCGCTTTACGTTCTTTTTAATTTTTGATTTCAACAAACTAACCTATTGTTGCATCTTGCATGAGTGCCTTTTGCCTTTTGCCTTTTGCCTTTTGCCTATCCTAACCAAGAAATTAATTTGGCACGACTACTTACTTTTTACCTTATCTGCTATTTTGTAGGATAGCTTCCGATCTTGAACCCTATTCATGAATCAAATTTCTATCGCTGTTACTTTTTTTCTTAGTTTAGTCTTGACCTCGCTTCCCTTATTACTTTTGGGGACAGCCGTTTCCAGTTTTTTGCTAGTTTTCGTCAATAAACAGCGATTAGTGGCGATATTTCCCCGCAATCGACTGTTAGGAGCGATCGTTGGCAGTGCCATCGGATTAATCTTACCCGTCGGACAATACGGCACGATTCCCGTCGCTAGAAGATTTTTATTAGAGGGAGTACCCCCAGGGGTGGTGTTTAGCTTTCTCACCGCTGCACCTACCCTAAATATCGTCACTCTTTGGCTAACTTGGCAGACTTTCACCTATTCTAGTATTTTCTTCTATCGATCGCTTTCGGTCTGGTTAATGGCAATTTTTATCGGCACTCTCTTTAGTTTCTACCGGGAAAAACCCCGCACCGATAGCGAAATTCCCCTGGAATCGAGTTTAGTTCTTTCCGGGAGTTTTTTACCGGAGGAAGCAGCCAGTCAACCCCTGCAAAGAGTCGGCAGTCTTGTTTATGAGTATAAAACTAGAGATAGGCAAGCTTGGCCGATTTCTGTGCAGTTATTTCTCGATAACTTTATCGATGAAGCACTGGAATTAGGGGGATTATTAATTATAGGCTGTGCAATCGCTAGTGTCTTTCAGCTATTATTACCTCAGAGTCAATTAATTGCCTGGGGGAATACTCCCGTTACTCAAATTCTCGTGCAGTTGTTCTTTGGTTTCACCCTCGCTGTTAATGCCAGTCTTAGCACTTTTGTCCCCGGTTCTTTAATTACTAATCTGTCCGTGGGTTCCACTCTAGCTTTTTTACTGATCGCTTCCCTCATTGATATTAAAGCTTTTATCCTCCTCCTATCAGCTTTCCGTGCTAAAATCGTCCTTTATTTCGGAATTTTATGGCTGTTAATGACTTTTTTAGTGGCTCTGATCCTCGGTTTTTATCTAGGTTGAATTCCTTCCGGGTCAGAAAATTTTTCTCTTGACAAAAGCCCCTTGACATGATATTATATTCATAATGGAAAATCCGTGCGCCTACAAGCCCTATTTTCCCAAGCATTTAAACTCTAACTCATCTTGATTCTGCTTGCCCGAGTTGCCGGAACATAGTTTTATAGTTCTCACTCCACCCACCTACTGAGAGGTTCAATAAGCATCTTTTCGATGAATACTACTCAATATGATAATCAGCATTTCTTGATCTTGAATTTTGTAAATGATGCGATAATCTCCTATTCTAATTCGGTAGGTTTCATCATATCCTTTGAGTTTCTTGACTCCGCTAGGACGAGGTGTATCGGTAAGTAGTCTAATGGCAGTAATTAAGCGTTCGCGTTGTTGTTTGGGTAAGTTGTTTAGTTGTTTTTGAACTGGTTTCGGAATAGACCTCTCCATAATTTAATTAAATCACAATATATAGGATATAATAAAACAAATAGTAACTCAAAAAAGCCATGAAAAACTACACTTGGGAATACATTCAAAAATATCCGAAACAAACTAAAAGACTATTAGGAATTGACTACCAACAACTAGAACAACTGATGGCACTTGGAAAACTTATACATCGGAAAAACCAATCAGAAATCGAAAAAACCAAAATTAGGATTAATCAACCAGGAAGCGGAACACCTCCTAAATTATCAGAAGAGGAACAAATTGTTCTAATGTTGGTTTATTTAAGACATCATCTAAGCTTTCAAATCTTAGGACTAATATTTCAAGTGAGTGAATCAACGGCTCATAATATCTTTACCTATTGGCAAAAACTTTTTGAAGGAGAGTTACCGCCAAGTTTGTTAGAACAAATAAAGAAGTGCCAAGAAGAGGAAATAATAATTGAACAATTAAGGGATTATGAGTTGATTGTCGATAGCGCAGAACAGCCCGTGGAGAGGCCGACCGATTATCAAGAACAAAAAATATATTATTCGGGAAAGCAAAAAAGACATACTTTAAAAAGTCAATTTATTGTCTTGCCAAAAGCTGAAGATATTGTTGATGTAGTTATTGGTCAACCTGGTCCGACGAGCGACATAAAAATCTGTCGGCAAACTTTAAGCAAATTCGATTCTCAACAAACTTTTATTGGAGATAAAGCTTACCTAGGAGAAAATCAAATCAGAACTCCTGATAAAAAACCTAAGAATGGAGAATTAACCGAGAATCAAATTAAAGAAAATAAAGTTTTATCATCTCGGCGAATTTTTGTTGAGCATTTAATTCGAGTTGTCAAAGTATTTAAAG
This portion of the Microcystis aeruginosa NIES-2549 genome encodes:
- a CDS encoding anthranilate synthase component I; translated protein: MQKPLAWHWRSLPLHQRTGSEVFACLFAQDAIATLLESPYPGNSLSRYSLCAGSPRQLWTPALGEILPFLSSLLPQTRSDVLPDHLPFHGGWLGWLGYDLAWEIEKLPDRKADTLPFPVAYWYEPDSFALLDHQAQILWLAATKPEDLDKYEQSLTTNPDFEFIDPHPSPLIFYTSQLDYEKAVKKALDYIRKGDIFQANLSLRFQSTTKAKGWQIYRSLQQINPSPFASYWRTPWGEMISCSPERLVKLERGIASTRPIAGTRPRGKTEALDRQLAEELLTNKKERAEHIMLVDLERNDLGRVCEWGSVYVDELLTIERYSHVMHLVSNVQGKLDKKYHAIDLIKALFPGGTITGCPKVRCLEIIEELEPVRRNLFYGSCGYIDLRGHLDLNILIRTLLMTTQGNLNTVWGQVGAGIVADSDPEKEWLESLHKAEAQLIALRSF
- a CDS encoding permease, with product MNQISIAVTFFLSLVLTSLPLLLLGTAVSSFLLVFVNKQRLVAIFPRNRLLGAIVGSAIGLILPVGQYGTIPVARRFLLEGVPPGVVFSFLTAAPTLNIVTLWLTWQTFTYSSIFFYRSLSVWLMAIFIGTLFSFYREKPRTDSEIPLESSLVLSGSFLPEEAASQPLQRVGSLVYEYKTRDRQAWPISVQLFLDNFIDEALELGGLLIIGCAIASVFQLLLPQSQLIAWGNTPVTQILVQLFFGFTLAVNASLSTFVPGSLITNLSVGSTLAFLLIASLIDIKAFILLLSAFRAKIVLYFGILWLLMTFLVALILGFYLG
- a CDS encoding type II toxin-antitoxin system RelE family toxin, with product MERSIPKPVQKQLNNLPKQQRERLITAIRLLTDTPRPSGVKKLKGYDETYRIRIGDYRIIYKIQDQEMLIIILSSIHRKDAY
- a CDS encoding transposase family protein yields the protein MKNYTWEYIQKYPKQTKRLLGIDYQQLEQLMALGKLIHRKNQSEIEKTKIRINQPGSGTPPKLSEEEQIVLMLVYLRHHLSFQILGLIFQVSESTAHNIFTYWQKLFEGELPPSLLEQIKKCQEEEIIIEQLRDYELIVDSAEQPVERPTDYQEQKIYYSGKQKRHTLKSQFIVLPKAEDIVDVVIGQPGPTSDIKICRQTLSKFDSQQTFIGDKAYLGENQIRTPDKKPKNGELTENQIKENKVLSSRRIFVEHLIRVVKVFKVVQERFRLNKSRYKSVLLTVCGLVRLRISALILEVIEGEQSGEVIDVIISHSFPSKLDFVSSNPD